ACCTCGATCGGGCGACCGCCGCCGGCCGCGATCTCCGCGCGCAGCTCCTCGGTGTCGGCCTCGACGTCGGCGTCGATGCCCTTGACCAGGGCGTGCGTGATGCGCTCGCGGACGGGCAGGCTGCGCCACTCGGCGGCCACCGGGTCGAGGTCGTCGCCCTTGGTGTTGAAGCGTTCGGCGATCTCCAGCAGGCGCTCGGCCGCGTCCTCGCGACGGTTGAGGACGACGTCCTCGATCCGCTCGCGCAGCTCCGGGTCGATCTCGTCGTAGACGACCAGCGCACCGGCGTTGACGATGCCCATGTCGAGGCCGGCCTTGATGGCGTGGAACAGGAAGACGGCGTGGATCGCCTCACGCACCGGGTTGTTGCCCCGGAACGAGAAGGACACGTTGGAGATGCCGCCGGAGATGTGGACGCCGGGCAGGTTCTCCTTGATCCACGCGCAGGCCTCGATGAAGTCGATGCCGTAGGTGGCGTGCTCCTCGATGCCCGTGGCGAGCGCGAAGCAGTTGGGGTCGAAGATGATGTCCTCGGCCGGGAAGCCGACCTCCTCGGTCAGGATCCGGTAGGCACGGCCGCAGATCTCCTTGCGCCGCTCGAGGTCGTCAGCCTGCCCTGCCTCGTCGAAGGCCATCACGACGACCGCTGCGCCGTACTTGCGGCACAGGCGCGCCTCGCGGACGAACTTCTCCTCGCCCTCCTTCAGGGAGATCGAGTTGACGATCGGCTTTCCCTGGACGTTCTTCAGGCCGGCCTCGATGACCTCCCACTTCGAGGAGTCGATCATCACCGGGACGCGGCTGATGTCGGGCTCGGCGGCGATCAGCCGGGTGAACCGGTCCATCGCGGCGACGCCGTCGATCATGCCCTCGTCCATGTTGATGTCGATGACCTGCGCCCCGACCTCGACCTGCTGCAGGGCGACCGACAGGGCGGTGTCGTAGTCCTCAGCCTTGATCAGGTTCCGGAAGCGCGCCGAGCCGGTGATGTTGGTGCGCTCGCCGATGTTCACGAAGAGCGAGTCCTCGGTGATGTTCAGCGGCTCCAGGCCGGAAAGGCGGGTGGCGACCTCGACCTCGGCGACCGGGCGTCGCGACTTGCCCTCGACCGCCTTGGCGATCTCGGCGATGTGGGCGGGCGTCGTGCCGCAGCAGCCGCCCACGATGTTGACCAGGCCGGCGTCGGCGAACTCGGCGATGTAGGACGCCTGCCGCTCGGGGCTCTCGTCGTACTCTCCGAAGGCGTTGGGCAGGCCTGCGTTCGGGTACGCCGACACGTACGTGTCCGCGATCCGTGACATCTCGGCCAGGTAGGGCCGCATCTCCGGGGCGCCGAGCGCGCAGTTCAGGCCGACGGCGACCGGCTTCACGTGCCGCATCGCGTTCCAGAAGGCCTCGGTCGTCTGACCGGACAGGGTGCGGCCGGACGCGTCGGTGATCGTGCCCGAGATGATCACCGGCCAACGGCGTCCACGCTCCTCGAAGAGCGTCTCGACGGCGAAGATCGCGGCCTTGGCGTTGAGCGAGTCGAAGATCGTCTCGATCAGCAGGATGTCGGAGCCGCCGTCGACGAGGCCGTTGGCCGCCTCGAGGTACGCCTCCACGAGCTGGTCGTAGGTGATGTTGCGCGCGCCGGGATCGTTGACGTCGGGCGAGATCGTGGCGGTGCGCGTCGTGGGGCCGATCGCGCCGGCGACGTACCGCGGCTTCTCGGGGCTCGCGAAGTCGTCGCAGGCCGCGCGGGCCAGCCGCGCCGACTCGTAGTTGAGCTCGAACGACAGCTCGGCCATGTCGTAGTCGGCCATCGAGACCTGGTTGGCACTGAAGGTGTTGGTCTCGATGATGTCGGCGCCGGCCTCGAGGTACTCGCGGTGGATGCCGGTGATGATGTCGGGCTGCGTGAGCGTGAGGAGCTCGTTGTTGCCCTGGACGTCGGTGGCCCAGTCCTTGAAGCGCTCACCGCGGTAGCCGGCCTCGTCGGGACGGTCGCGCTGGATCGCCGTGCCCATGGCCCCGTCGATGATCAGGATGCGCTCGGAGAGGGCACGAGTCAGCGCCTCGGTGCAGTCGGGGCGCAGATTCTGCTCGAAGGCGGTCACGGGTGGTCCTTCCAGTGTCGGAAGGCGTCCTTGCAGCTTTCGCCGAGCGTGGCGGACTGGTGTCCGTTGCAACGCCTCTCGGCTGATGCCGATGTTACCCATGTTCTCGTGACTAGGCTGGTGGAGTGATGGAGATCGAGACGGTCCCCGAGCTGGTCCGGCCCGTGGTGATCGCTGCCTTCGAGGGCTGGAACGACGCCGCCGAGTCCGCGACCGCGGTCGTGGACCACCTGATGAGGGCCTGGGACGCTCGGGTCGTGGCGGCGATCGACCCGGAGGACTACTACGACTTCCAGGTCAACCGGCCCACCGTCGGCATCGACGACAACGGCTTCCGCAAGCTGACCTGGCCCAGCACCCACATCGCGGTCGCCTCTCCCCCGGACCTGGACCGCGACGTGATCCTGATCCGCGGGATCGAGCCCAACATGCGCTGGCGCGCGTTCACCGCCGAGATCCTGGCCGCCATCGACGACCTCGGCGGCGAGCTGTTCGTGACCTTGGGCGCCCTGCTCTCCGACAGCCCTCACACCCGGCCCATCCCCGTCTCGGGGTCCACCACCGAGGCCGACCTGATGGACCGGCTGGTCCTCGAGCAGTCGACCTACGAGGGCCCGACCGGCATCGTCGGCGTCCTCCAGGACGCCTGCGCCCGGGTCGACATCCCGGCGGTGTCCTACTGGGCCGCCGTCCCCCACTACGTCGCCCAGCCGCCGTGCCCGAAGGCGACGCTGGCACTGCTCACCCGCCTCGAGGACCTGCTGGAGATCCGGATGCCGCTGGGCGACCTGCCCGACGAGGCGCGGGCCTGGGAGCGCGGGGTCGACGAGCTGGCCGAGGAGGACGAGGACATCGCCGACTACGTCCGCTCGCTCGAGGAGTCGCGGGACACCGCCGACCTGCCCGAGGCCTCGGGTGAGGCGATCGCGCGGGAGTTCGAGCGGTACCTCAAGCGGCGGGGTGAGGACTCCTAGCCAGGCTCGGGGCGCTCCGAATGTTGCGGTTTGGTCCCAAACCGCAACATTTCGCGCTGAGGACGTGCAGTCTCTGCCCGATCGACGACTGGTCTGACCAGCGGAGCGAGACTACAGCGCGAGCCCGAGGGCGGCGTCCAGCACCGGCAGCAGTACGACGGCCGCCTCGGCGTCGCTGGTGTCGGCGAGTCCGTCCGTGCCGAGCGTGGCGGCGACCCAGGCGTCGACGGCGGCGGTCGCCCGGGGCGCGTCGAGGTCGTCGGCGAGGGCGGCGAGGACCTCCTCGACGACCGGACCCGCCGGAGCACCGGCACCCAGGGCGAGCGCACGGCGCCAGGCGGCGACGTCGTCGACGGCCTGCCACAGGTGGGCGTCGGTCCACTCCCAGTCGGTGCGGTAGTGGTGGCGCAGCAGCGCGAGGCGGATGGCCATCGGGTCGATGTCGCTGTTGCGCAGCGCGGAGACGAAGACCAGGTTGCCGAGCGACTTGGACATCTTCTCGCCGTCGTAGGCGACCATCCCGGCGTGGCTGTAGACCTTGGCGAAGGGCTCACCGGTCGCGACCTGGACGTGGCCCGCGCACATCTCGTGGTGCGGGAAGACCAGGTCGCTGCCGCCGGCCTGGACCTCGAAGGCGCCGCCGAGGTGCTCGAGCGCGATCGCGGCGCACTCGATGTGCCAGCCGGGCCGGCCGCGGCCGAAGGGGCTCTCCCAGGCGGGCTCCCCCTCGCGCTCACCACGCCACACGACACAGTCGAGAGGGTCCTTCTTGCCGTCGCGGTCCGGGTCGCCGCCGCGCTCGGCGAAGAAGCGCAGCATCGTCTCGCGGTCGTAGTTGGACTCCTGGCCGAAGGCGGGGTCGGCGGCGACGGAGAAATAGAGGTCCTGGTCGACGCGGTAGATCGAGCCGGCGGCCTCGAGGCGCTCGATCAGCGCGATCACCAGCGGGATGGACTCGACGGCG
The genomic region above belongs to Nocardioides sp. QY071 and contains:
- the metH gene encoding methionine synthase produces the protein MRPDCTEALTRALSERILIIDGAMGTAIQRDRPDEAGYRGERFKDWATDVQGNNELLTLTQPDIITGIHREYLEAGADIIETNTFSANQVSMADYDMAELSFELNYESARLARAACDDFASPEKPRYVAGAIGPTTRTATISPDVNDPGARNITYDQLVEAYLEAANGLVDGGSDILLIETIFDSLNAKAAIFAVETLFEERGRRWPVIISGTITDASGRTLSGQTTEAFWNAMRHVKPVAVGLNCALGAPEMRPYLAEMSRIADTYVSAYPNAGLPNAFGEYDESPERQASYIAEFADAGLVNIVGGCCGTTPAHIAEIAKAVEGKSRRPVAEVEVATRLSGLEPLNITEDSLFVNIGERTNITGSARFRNLIKAEDYDTALSVALQQVEVGAQVIDINMDEGMIDGVAAMDRFTRLIAAEPDISRVPVMIDSSKWEVIEAGLKNVQGKPIVNSISLKEGEEKFVREARLCRKYGAAVVVMAFDEAGQADDLERRKEICGRAYRILTEEVGFPAEDIIFDPNCFALATGIEEHATYGIDFIEACAWIKENLPGVHISGGISNVSFSFRGNNPVREAIHAVFLFHAIKAGLDMGIVNAGALVVYDEIDPELRERIEDVVLNRREDAAERLLEIAERFNTKGDDLDPVAAEWRSLPVRERITHALVKGIDADVEADTEELRAEIAAGGGRPIEVIEGPLMDGMNVVGDLFGAGKMFLPQVVKSARVMKKAVAYLLPFIEAEKQPGDAESTNGTIVMATVKGDVHDIGKNIVGVVLQCNNYTVIDLGVMVPAQKILDAAKEHGADIIGLSGLITPSLDEMVNFAVEMERQGLEIPLLIGGATTSRAHTAVKVAPRRTGPVVWVKDASRSVPVAAALLSDEQRPALLEATEADYAALRERHAQKQERPTITLEKARANRTPIDWEGYVPPVPTQQGVRVFNDYDLSELREYIDWQPFFNAWEMKGKFPDILNNPASGEAARKLYDDAQAMLDQLIKEKWLTANGVIGFFPANAVGDDIEVYADESRTTVIQTLRNLRQQGEHREGIPNRSLGDFVAPNDTGLTDYVGGFAVTAGLGSQAKIMEFKAALDDYSAILLESVADRLAEAFAERMHERVRKEFWGYQPDEDLDNDALIGERYVGIRPAPGYPACPEHTEKETLFALLDATANTGIELTESMAMWPGAAVSGWYFSHPQSQYFVVGRLAQDQVADYATRKGWTLKEAERWLGSNLGYNPED
- a CDS encoding PAC2 family protein; its protein translation is MMEIETVPELVRPVVIAAFEGWNDAAESATAVVDHLMRAWDARVVAAIDPEDYYDFQVNRPTVGIDDNGFRKLTWPSTHIAVASPPDLDRDVILIRGIEPNMRWRAFTAEILAAIDDLGGELFVTLGALLSDSPHTRPIPVSGSTTEADLMDRLVLEQSTYEGPTGIVGVLQDACARVDIPAVSYWAAVPHYVAQPPCPKATLALLTRLEDLLEIRMPLGDLPDEARAWERGVDELAEEDEDIADYVRSLEESRDTADLPEASGEAIAREFERYLKRRGEDS
- the mshC gene encoding cysteine--1-D-myo-inosityl 2-amino-2-deoxy-alpha-D-glucopyranoside ligase — its product is MRAWNAPGLPVLPVTGPQVVLHDTATGGKVESRPDGAARLYVCGITPYDATHIGHANTYVAFDLLNRAWRTAGHDVTYVQNVTDVDDPLLERADKVGVDWVELAERETELFRKDMEALRVLPPVAYVGAVESIPLVIALIERLEAAGSIYRVDQDLYFSVAADPAFGQESNYDRETMLRFFAERGGDPDRDGKKDPLDCVVWRGEREGEPAWESPFGRGRPGWHIECAAIALEHLGGAFEVQAGGSDLVFPHHEMCAGHVQVATGEPFAKVYSHAGMVAYDGEKMSKSLGNLVFVSALRNSDIDPMAIRLALLRHHYRTDWEWTDAHLWQAVDDVAAWRRALALGAGAPAGPVVEEVLAALADDLDAPRATAAVDAWVAATLGTDGLADTSDAEAAVVLLPVLDAALGLAL